GAAAGGATGATGATGTTACATCCCTCGTCGATGGCTAACGAAGCCTCATAAAAAATTTCCTCCAGGCGGCGCTCCATTCCCCCGGCTCCGTCTTCCACTTTGAACAGTGTGGGGATGACCCGCGAGCGGAAGCCCTTGAACGGTTTTTCGGCCAGATGCCTCAATTTGGCCAGCTCGTCGTTGTCGATGACGGGATTGGTCAGCTTGATCTGATGCGCGCTTTCCGGTTCGGGCTTCAACAAGTTTCGCTCCGGCCCGATGGTCGTGTCCACCGACGTCACAAGCTCCTCCCGAATGGCGTCGAGCGGAGGGTTGGTGACCTGTGCGAAGAGTTGCTTGAAATAATTGAAGAGGTTTTGAGGACGTTCGGAAAGAACCGCCAGCGGGGCGTCGTTCCCCATCGAGCCGATCGCCTCTTCGCCGTTTAAGGCCATGGGCGACATGAGCAGATTTACGTCTTCGTTGGAGTATCCGAAAATTATCTGACGCCTTGTGACCGTGTCGTGGTCGGGTTCTGGGAGATGGGGAGAGGGGGGTATCTCTTCCAGAGGGGTCAGATGTGCCTTTAGCCACTTTCCATACGGTTTTTCGCGGACGAGCCGGGTTTTCAATTCGGCGTCGTCGATAATCCTCCCTTCGCTTAAGTCCACCAGAAACATCTTTCCCGGCTGGAGGCGCCCTTTTATCACCACATCTTCGGGCGGCACATCCAGCACCCCGACCTCGGAGGCCATGATGACGAGGTCGTCTTTGGTGACATAATAGCGGGACGGTCTCAATCCGTTTCGGTCGAGCACCGCTCCGATGACCGTTCCGTCTGTAAACGCGATGGACGCAGGTCCATCCCACGGCTCCATCAGGCAGGAATGGTATTCATAAAAATCCTTTTTCTCTTGCGGCATGTTTTCGTGCCCGCTCCACGCCTCGGGAATCATCATCATGACGGCGTGGGGGAGGGAGCGCCCCCCCATCACCAGCATTTCCAGTGCGTTGTCGAACGTGGCCGAGTCGCTTCCCCCTTCGCGGATCACCGGAAGGATTTTTTTGATTTCATCGCCGAAAATATCCGATTCGAACAGCGCCTCGCGGGCGCGCATCCAGTTGATGTTGCCCCGCAGTGTGTTGATCTCGCCGTTGTGGCACATGTATCGGAAGGGGTGGGCCAGTTCCCAGTTGGGGAGGACGTTGGTGGAAAACCGGGCATGCACCATCGCCAGCGCCGATTTCATCGCCGGATTTTTGAGGTCGGGATAAAAGGGGACAAGTTGCGTGGACTTGAGCATCCCCTTGTAAATCAACGTCCGGCAGGAGAGGGATGGGATATAAATTTTTGAAGAGTCCTTCAGCCCCGATTTGCGGATGGCGTTTTCAAAACATTTGCGGATGACAAAAAGCCACCGTTCGAAGGCTTGGGGGTCGGACGGGGTTTTTGATTTTCCCATGCCGATAAAAAACTGCCGGATCGCCGGCATCCCCTCGCGGGCCGAAGGGCCGATTGTCGCGTTGTCAACGGGGACATCGCGAAAACCGAGAAACAACTGCTGTTGTTCCTGAATAATTCTTTGGAGAATCCGCTCGGCCTTTTCCCGTTCCCCGGCAGTTTGCGGCAAAAAGAGGGTTCCGACGCCGTATGCGCCCGGTTTTGGGAGTTTGATGTCGAGCCTTTCACATTCTTTGGCGAGAAACTCATGCGGCACCTGTATCAGAATTCCCGCGCCGTCGCCGGTATTTACTTCGCACCCGCAGGCGCCGCGGTGTTCCAGATTCACCAGGGCCTGGATGGCCTTTTCGACGATGGTGTGCGACTTTTTCCCCTTTGTGTGCGCGACAAACGAAACGCCGCACGAGTCGTGCTCGTATTCGGGGCGATAAAGCCCCTTCCGGCTCAAATCTCTTTGGATTTGTTCCAAATTTTCAGGTGTGCAAAATTTCATATACAATCCCCGAATTTTCAGCCTACCCCCGATATTTTCACGATTTCAAGCGGTTTTTTGGAAGATTTTTTGCCGATAAAATGGGAGAGTTACAGGCAAGCGGGCGGGATCAATCTTGATCGGGGTCTTCGGGGAGTTCGCCGCGGGCCTTGCCGGCGGCGATTTCGCGCAGGGCCTGGACCACCAGTTTGTTATCCGAGGGGACCATTCGTTTCGCCCCTTTTTCAAGCTGACGCACCCGCTTGGCCGTCAGATGCACCAAGGCAAAGCGGCTGTCGATTTTTCGCAAACAATCTTCAACGGTGACACGGGCCATAAATTCCTTTTATTATTGAATTTTACCTGTTTTTAGTCAATCCTCTCTTCTTCGTCAAGAATGAAAATCGCGCTTGGACAAATCAACTCGACTGTCGGGGACATCGAGGGAAATTTAAAAAAGATCCTTCAGGCCGTGCAAAAGGCGGGAGGAGCCGGCGCCGATCTGGCCGTTTTCCACGAAATGACCCTTCTGGGTTACCCGCCGCGTGATCTGCTGGAGCTTCCTCATGTCATCGAAAAAAACCGGGCGGCAGTTGAGAAGGTGGCGTCTGCGGCTGTCGGCATTGCGGTTCTTGTCGGCCTCGTGGAAAAAAATCCCGAAAAAACGGGAAAGCCCCTCTTCAATTCCGCCGCCTGGTGCGAGGAGGGAAAGATCAAAAAGGTTTTTCACAAGAGCCTTCTCCCGTCCTACGATGTGTTCGATGAAACGCGCTATTTTGAGCCCGGCCCTGTCCGCGACACCATCGATTACCGGGGGCGCATCTGGGGGGTGTCGATCTGCGAGGATATCTGGAACGACCCCGCTTTTTGGGGCCGACGTCTCTATCCCGAAGATCCGATTGCCGAACTGGTGGGGAAGGGTTCCGAAATTCTCGTCAACATTTCCGCCTCCCCCTATTCCATCGGCAAGTTTAATGTTCGTCGCGACATGATTTCGGCGCTGGCCAGGCGCCACCATCTGCCGGTGGTCTATGTGAATCAGGTGGGGGGGAATGACGAGCTGATCTTTGACGGCGGCTCGATGGTCGTTGGGCCGGAGGGAAATCTTCTGGCGCTGGCCCCTTTCTTTAAAGAGGGGGTGACCTTTGTTGAGTTGGACAATTCTAAAAAGGGGATTTTTAACCAGCCGCACAGCGGCGCTGAGGGGGGTCAAGCAGGTAAACTCATGCCAGAAGGCATGAGGCAAACTGCGCGACAGTTCGATGACTTGCCGATGGAGGGCCCGCCAAACAACGCGGCGGGTCCGCCGAGCAGTTTGGCGGAGGCGACGCGAGCCCCTCTGAACGACATGGCGCTTCTGGAAGAGGCGCTTGTCTTTGGATTGCGCGATTATGTGAGAAAATGCGGATTCAAGAAAGTGGCCCTGGGGCTATCCGGCGGCATCGATTCGGCGCTCACCGCCTGTCTGGCGGTCAAGGCGGTCGGCCCCGCAAATGTGCTGGGGCTGATCATGCCCTCCCGTTATTCCAGCAACCACAGCCTCGCCGACGCAGAGCGGCTTGCCAAAAATTTGAAGATGCGGACAAGGGAAATTCGCATCAACCCCCTGCATTCCGCCTATGAAAAAAGTTTCCGGAAAATGTTCGGGAGGAGAAAGGCCGATGCGACTGAGGAAAATATCCAAGCGCGCATCCGCGGCAATTTGTTGATGGCGGTCTCGAACAAACTGGGGCATCTGGTTTTAAGCACCGGGAACAAATCGGAACTGGCGGTGGGTTATTGCACCTTGTACGGCGATATGTCCGGCGGCCTCGCGGTGATTTCCGACCTGCCGAAGACGATGGTTTACAAGTTGTCGCGGTATATCAATCGAAAAAAGGAAATTATTCCGCAAAACTGCCTCACCAAACCGCCGTCGGCGGAACTCAAGCCCAATCAAACCGACCAGGACAGCCTACCGCCGTATGAAATCCTCGACGGCATTTTAAAGGCCTACGTGGAGGATTTAAGGAGCGAGGAGGAGATTATCAAGATGGGTTATGAGAAGGGGGCGGTTCAAAAAGTCATCCGGATGATTGATCGCAACGAGTACAAACGCCGCCAGGCCGCCCCCGGTCTGCGCGTCACCTCCAGGGCCTTCGGGATGGGGCGCCGCTTTCCGATTGCGCAAGCCCCTACGACGCCACCGCCTGGATTGAAATCCCCTCCGTCGGAAGCCCTTCGGAATCGACATCCATCTTGACCTGGCGATAACGGTTCAAACCGGTACCGGCGGGAATGAGCCGCCCCATGATCACGTTTTCTTTCAACCCTTTCAGGACGTCGGTCTTGCCCGAGATGGCCGCCTCGGTCAGCACCTTGGTCGTCTCCTGGAAAGAGGCCGCCGAGATAAAGCTGTCGGTGGTGAGCGAGGCCTTGGTGATTCCCAAAAGCATCGGCTCGCCGACAGCCGGTTTCCCCTTTTTCTTTTTGGCCTTCTGGTTTTCTTCCTCAAAGACAAACCGGTCGACCTGCTCGTCGATCAGGAATCGGGTGTCGCCCGAATCCATCACCCGCACCTTCCGCAACATCTGGCGGACAATCACCTCGATATGCTTGTCGTTGATCTTCACCCCCTGCAGGCGATAGACCTCCTGCACCTCGTCGGTCAGGTATTTGGCCAGGGCCTTTTCCCCCAAAACCCTCAAGATATCGTGCGGGTTGGAGGATCCGTCCATGAGGGGTTCTCCGGCCCGGACAAATTCGCCTTCGTGCACCGAAACATGTTTTCCCTTCGGAATGAGGTATTCCTTGGGCTCGCCGACTTCGGGTTTCACCAGGACTTTGCGCTTCCCTTTGGTGTCCTTGCCAAAAACCACATGGCCGTCGATTTCGCTGATGACGGCGAACTCTTTCGGCTTTCTCGCCTCGAAGAGCTCGGCCACGCGCGGAAGACCGCCGGTGATGTCTTTGGTCTTGGTGGTTTCGCGCGGGATTTTGGCGATCACGTCGCCGCCTTTCACCTCTTCCCCCTCGGTGACGACGATGTTGGCCTTGACGGGCAGAAGATATCGGGCCTCCGACCCGGTGGAAGGGAGAACAATGGTCTTCCCCGAAGGATCCTTGATGGAAACGCGGGGGCGGCGGGCCGGATCCTTCGACTCGGTGATGATTTTGCGCGACAGGCCGGTCACCTCGTCGATGACCTCCTGCATGGTCAACCCCTCGACAACATCGCCGTATTTCACCACACCCCCCACCTCGGTCAAAATGGGCACCGTGTAGGGATCCCATTCGGCCAATAACTGTTTGGCCTTCACCCTTTCGCCGTCCTTCACCTTGAGAATGGCCCCGTAGGTCAGCGGATATTTTTCGCGCTCGCGGCCCGTTTCGTCCATGACGGCGATTTCGCCGTGGCGGTTCATGACGGTTAAAAAACCGTATTTGTTGGTGACCGACCGGACATTGAGAAAACGGATATGGCCTTCGTGGCGGCACTCGAGCATCGACTGCTCGGCGCGTCGTGAGGCGGTTCCGCCGATATGGAAAGTCCGCATGGTGAGCTGGGTCCCCGGTTCGCCGATCGACTGCGCCGCGATGACGCCGACCGCCTCACCGATGTTTACGATATGGCCTCTTGCGAGATCCCGCCCGTAGCATTTCACGCAGACACCGTCGCGCGACTGGCAGGTGAGCACCGAACGAATCCTGACCCTTTCAATTCCGGCCTCCTCCACCTTGTCTACAAGATCTTCATCGATTTCATCTCCGGCGGGAACCAGCACCTCCCCCGTGACGGGATCGGGCACATCGTCCAGCGCCACGCGCCCGAGTAGGCGGTCGCCCAACGGTTCGATAATCTCTCCCCCCTCAACGAGCGGGGTCATCTCAATGCCGTCCAGCGCGCCGCAGTCGACCTCGGTCACCACCATATCCTGCGCCACATCCACCAGACGGCGGGTAAGGTAACCGGAATTGGCGGTCTTCAGGGCGGTGTCGGCCAGCCCCTTTCGCGCGCCGTGGGTGGAGATAAAATACTGGAGCACCGTCAACCCCTCCCGGAAATTGGCGGTGATGGGGGTCTCGATGATTTCGCCGGATGGCTTGGCCATGAGGCCCCGCATTCCGGCCAGCTGGCGCATCTGCTGTTGCGAGCCGCGCGAACCGGAATCGGCCATGATGTAGATGGGGTTGAAGCTCGGCATTTTCTTTTCATGCCCTTTTTCATCGACATAAATTTCCTGGCTCATGTCCTTCATCATTTCGCCGGCCACCTTCTCGGTGGCCTGCGCCCAGATATCCACCACCTTGTTGTAGCGCTCCCCGTCGGTGATCAACCCCTCGGTGTACTGGGTTTCCACCTCGGTGACCTGCCGGTGGGCGTCGTCGAGCACCTCTTTTTTCCGGGCCGGAATTTTCATGTCGTCGAGACAGATGGAAATGCCGGCCTTTCCCGCGTATTCGAAGCCGATGTTTTTCAGGCGGTCGGCCAAAAGGACCGTTTCCTTGCTCCCCGCGGCGCGGTAGCAGAGATCCACAAGATCGGCGATTGATTTCTTGTCCATCACCTTGTTGATGTTTTCAAACTTCATCGCCGCCGGCAGAATTTCGCCCAGGAGGACCCGGCCGACCGTCGTCTCGACCAGTTGCCCCTTCATCCGGACCTTTATTTTGGCGTGCAATTCAACCGCCTGGTGGTCCCACGCGGCGCGCACCTCTTCCGGGCCGGCAAAAATTTTCCCCGACCCCGCCGCCCCCTCGCGTTCGCGGGTCATATAATAGATGCCCAGCACCATGTCCTGCGTGGGGACGATGATCGGCTTGCCGGAGGCGGGGGAAAGGATGTTGTTGGTGGACATCATGAGCACGCGCGCCTCGATCTGCGCCTCGGTGGAAAGAGGGATATGCACCGCCATCTGGTCGCCGTCGAAGTCGGCGTTGAAGGCGGCGCAGACCAGAGGATGAAGCCTTATGGCGCTCCCTTCCACCAGCACCGGCTCAAAGGCCTGAATGCCGAGACGGTGGAGAGTGGGGGCGCGGTTCAGCATCACCGGGTGTTCCTTGATCACCTCTTCCAGAATATCCCACACCTCGGAGCGCTCCTTTTCCACCATCTTGCGGGCGCTCTTCAGGGTGGAGACAAAACCCTTCTCC
The DNA window shown above is from Deltaproteobacteria bacterium and carries:
- a CDS encoding NAD+ synthase, translating into MKIALGQINSTVGDIEGNLKKILQAVQKAGGAGADLAVFHEMTLLGYPPRDLLELPHVIEKNRAAVEKVASAAVGIAVLVGLVEKNPEKTGKPLFNSAAWCEEGKIKKVFHKSLLPSYDVFDETRYFEPGPVRDTIDYRGRIWGVSICEDIWNDPAFWGRRLYPEDPIAELVGKGSEILVNISASPYSIGKFNVRRDMISALARRHHLPVVYVNQVGGNDELIFDGGSMVVGPEGNLLALAPFFKEGVTFVELDNSKKGIFNQPHSGAEGGQAGKLMPEGMRQTARQFDDLPMEGPPNNAAGPPSSLAEATRAPLNDMALLEEALVFGLRDYVRKCGFKKVALGLSGGIDSALTACLAVKAVGPANVLGLIMPSRYSSNHSLADAERLAKNLKMRTREIRINPLHSAYEKSFRKMFGRRKADATEENIQARIRGNLLMAVSNKLGHLVLSTGNKSELAVGYCTLYGDMSGGLAVISDLPKTMVYKLSRYINRKKEIIPQNCLTKPPSAELKPNQTDQDSLPPYEILDGILKAYVEDLRSEEEIIKMGYEKGAVQKVIRMIDRNEYKRRQAAPGLRVTSRAFGMGRRFPIAQAPTTPPPGLKSPPSEALRNRHPS
- a CDS encoding DNA-directed RNA polymerase subunit omega; this translates as MARVTVEDCLRKIDSRFALVHLTAKRVRQLEKGAKRMVPSDNKLVVQALREIAAGKARGELPEDPDQD
- the rpoC gene encoding DNA-directed RNA polymerase subunit beta', with amino-acid sequence MDIATFFEKPKDPLSYSAIKVSLSGPDLIRSWSFGEVRKPETINYRTFKPERDGLFCAKIFGPVKDYECNCGKYKRMKHRGIVCEKCGVEVIQSKVRRERMGHINLATPVAHIWFLKSLPSRIGTLLDLTLKDLERVLYCEAYIVTDPGSTSLAEGQVLNEEEYQKGRAEFGGGFEASMGGNAVRDLLRKIDLDELSKKLRKDLEKTGSEATKKRLSKRLKVVEAFRDSGNRPEWMMLEVIPVLPPDLRPLVPLEGGRFATSDLNDLYRRVINRNNRLLRLVELNAPEIIIRNEMRMLQEAVDALFDNGRRGKVFTGPNKRPLRSLSDMIKGKQGRFRQNLLGKRVDYSGRSVIVVGPALRLHQCGLPKKMALELFKPFIFNKLEEKGFVSTLKSARKMVEKERSEVWDILEEVIKEHPVMLNRAPTLHRLGIQAFEPVLVEGSAIRLHPLVCAAFNADFDGDQMAVHIPLSTEAQIEARVLMMSTNNILSPASGKPIIVPTQDMVLGIYYMTREREGAAGSGKIFAGPEEVRAAWDHQAVELHAKIKVRMKGQLVETTVGRVLLGEILPAAMKFENINKVMDKKSIADLVDLCYRAAGSKETVLLADRLKNIGFEYAGKAGISICLDDMKIPARKKEVLDDAHRQVTEVETQYTEGLITDGERYNKVVDIWAQATEKVAGEMMKDMSQEIYVDEKGHEKKMPSFNPIYIMADSGSRGSQQQMRQLAGMRGLMAKPSGEIIETPITANFREGLTVLQYFISTHGARKGLADTALKTANSGYLTRRLVDVAQDMVVTEVDCGALDGIEMTPLVEGGEIIEPLGDRLLGRVALDDVPDPVTGEVLVPAGDEIDEDLVDKVEEAGIERVRIRSVLTCQSRDGVCVKCYGRDLARGHIVNIGEAVGVIAAQSIGEPGTQLTMRTFHIGGTASRRAEQSMLECRHEGHIRFLNVRSVTNKYGFLTVMNRHGEIAVMDETGREREKYPLTYGAILKVKDGERVKAKQLLAEWDPYTVPILTEVGGVVKYGDVVEGLTMQEVIDEVTGLSRKIITESKDPARRPRVSIKDPSGKTIVLPSTGSEARYLLPVKANIVVTEGEEVKGGDVIAKIPRETTKTKDITGGLPRVAELFEARKPKEFAVISEIDGHVVFGKDTKGKRKVLVKPEVGEPKEYLIPKGKHVSVHEGEFVRAGEPLMDGSSNPHDILRVLGEKALAKYLTDEVQEVYRLQGVKINDKHIEVIVRQMLRKVRVMDSGDTRFLIDEQVDRFVFEEENQKAKKKKGKPAVGEPMLLGITKASLTTDSFISAASFQETTKVLTEAAISGKTDVLKGLKENVIMGRLIPAGTGLNRYRQVKMDVDSEGLPTEGISIQAVAS